From the genome of Oncorhynchus masou masou isolate Uvic2021 chromosome 15, UVic_Omas_1.1, whole genome shotgun sequence:
TGGAAAAGTAAAAACGACGATAAGCATTTGTCTCCTGTGTTTACCAAAGTAATTTGTTTACATTgccactttttatttatttattccattAATATGCCTACACTCTTTCACTGAACTAAATATAGAACCCAAGGTGTTCTTCCTCACTGAACCAAAGTTGGGTCCAAGAATAACTTTGTATGCTGCCATTTATGAATTATTACTGCTACTAATAAATAATATGTATAGATAAGAATATAATACATATATTTAATAAAGGACAAAAGAATACCAGCATAGTTTCGAGATTATATTATCATGTTATGCTAACGTCATCAGAAGCAGCCAAAAGAGTAGATCATCTGTCTCTAATAGAGTTACTGACAGACTCTGGGAAAAACAAATGGTGTTTTATCTTAAAAGTGATGTAATGATTAACTATTGAATCACCATGACATCTTACAAATAATTTATCTGATTGGTCTAATTATTCATTTTGGGGAGGAAAAAAAAGTGAATTGTGGCGGCTGCTACAATGTTGTACCAGGCTCATGTTACGCTTCCCAGGTGAAAGAGCATTgggtaagacagacagacaaacacggAGAAAGTCTTGGTTAAGTGAAAGTGATGAAGGGATCTGGGACCAGCAGTGAAGCCGAGACGTATCAGTGGCTCCATAACAGCAACAATTTAGATTGTCTATCAATATCCGAAATAGACATAAGGTCTATGCTTTCCCAgcagttaactgacttgcctagttaaataaatgtaaaaacaaagtaaaaaacaagaatggtccaccacccaaaggacattcattCAACTTGGTGTGTGTTAGGCTACGTTATGTGAGCTAGCTTCCAGCAAGCTAGACGCCCATCTCGCCCCGTTGCAATGGACCGTTTTCTGATCAAGAGAAGAGATTTGATAGACATTGAAAATCCAGACCCAGGCCCTGTCTCAGAGGGGGCCAAAGAAGAATAGGGAGATAAGAAATAAGAAAAGAAAgatgaatcagagagaggaaCTCGTGAGCCACGACGTGAGGGGGCACCAGAGCAGTTCGTCGCTGCTCGCTGTGCTCCCTCTGATTTAAACCAGTTAGTTACATGTTGAAGAAccaatttattttattattttttttacctttattttactaggcaagtcagttaagaacaaattcttattttcaatgacggcctaggaacagtgggtttagtgcctgttcaggggcagaacgacagatttgtaccttgtcagctcgggggattgaaCTAAAAGCTAAACTAAAAAcgaaacgctctaaccactaggctaccctgccgccccaaagcgTTGTCTTCGGTGTTATCCAGCCACAAATGTTGAACAGCAGGATCGCTACTTCAATCGTAGATGGTATGAGGATTACAAATGGCTGGAATGTTCTATTTCAAAAGGACCGTGCTTTCTGCTTTGCATGACGCCACTTTCAACGTCCCGGAAACCATGGCGGAGAGAAGGCGGCATTTACCCACGATGGCTACTGGAACTGGAAGAAAGCGACAAGTTCGTTCAAGACACTCAATGCTAGTGTTAAGCATACATATGCAATGATAGCGTGGAATGAGTGGACTATTCAGAAAGAGTCTGGGTCAACAATATGCAATGCTCTAAATGATGGACATTCGAAAATAGTCGGAGAGAACGGAGAGTATATGAGAGCAGTTGGAAAGTTCTTGTCCATGCTTAAAGGTTACAAAGACTACTTCGTGGACGCATGCTGCGTGTAAAAACCTACCTGAGAAACAAAATGGCAAACACTCGACTCAGCAACCTTGACTGCCTGTCCATACACGCAGAAAGAACAAATTTGCAACGAACCACAACAACAGACGCATGTCCTTCTATAAAACAACACTTGATGAGTAATTGATTCATTTAATATAAATATGCCATAGGATATTATTATGTGGTATTAAGTTAGGTAATTTTGTATATTGTGCGATGCATATTTTTTCAATAGAAATGTAATCACTAAGATTGTGATGATAGCCAGTTCGTTTTACAAGTGTGtgacacaggcacaggcacaggctaAATACATTGCACTTCTCGTTGTGGCAGCACTTTGGATATTATTAATTGAATTTCTGACGTTGTGATAGCCATTTCATCCGAAACATTATTACCAATGTACAGTTGTCTGATTATGCATATGAAATAAATGCACTTCTTGTTGTTGTCGCATTTTGGATGTATTGTGCTGTTATTGTTGAAAGACTTCAGTGCATGGGCGCTGTCCGGTGCCTTGTGGTCACTTGTAGCTATCACTTGGGCTTATAGCTATTTTGTTGAATATTCTTTCgataaattaaatttaaaaaattacatttatatcaatgtgCTGTGTGTCATATCTGGTTTTATTGAAAAAAACGAGAACTTCCTTGTAACTCTGAAGTCATGAAAATGGACTATTTTCTTAGCAGCCCCAGGTATTGGGCAAGCCCCCCTTAAGCCTccggagagaaaaaaaaatcctggCGCTGTGCCTGCTTGCAAGAACCCCGCGAAAAAATATTTCGGACTAAATTAGAACGAAACCCACTACATTTATTTATTATGTGGGTAAATGTCTTAAGTTTGGGATTTATTTCGACTTCGACGATTTTGTTATCAGATTTTTTtataacgtttttttttttgctgttaaATGCCTAGTTTATAATCGCGAATAGCCTATATCTCAATATAATAACCTACATTGTCGTGGTTAAACTACCATTCAACGCTGAGATTTGGTCGTCCAGAAGAAGGACCAGGCATGGAATTCCTTTGCCGGCATGTGCAAGAGTCTGGAAAGTTAAAGTCCCCGCCTCCGATAGGTTAATCCGGGAAATTCTCCATACAGCTTTCCCTTTCCCAACTCCACATACAACTCCTTAACAGAGCCAAAATGTTCAAACTCAACAGGAAAAGTAAGAACGAAGCAAACGACTATTTAGAATGTATACAAAGGAGAACTGGACGTGTATTTGTCTTATTATTTGCGGTATGCAGAGCGTGTGTCATTGCTGTGACTGGATTCGACACCACTACGGCCTCTTGAGCGAAGAATACCTTTCCCTGCTGGACCAGATGGTGAGTTATCAGCACACTGTAAAAGGAGAATGAATGCATGTATTAAGGACAGCAAAACAAACAACCAAGCAAAATAGTAATGTGATTTAGCCTTTGTGTTAGAAGACTGTAATCTATATGTGAATAGCCATAGTAAAAGGGCGCTATAGCGGATATAATGACAGAGCGATCACGAGAGGATATATACATTAGGCTTATACTGTCCTTGCAGTATAAGCTATACTTTTAGACACGTGACTTAAAATACTATATTGGTGGTTTTCCAGGGAGGAGACATCACAGAGCAGGAGGCCCCTGTCTTTTTCCCCGAATCACTATACATAGATGACGCCAAGGTAAAAACTAGAATTTTGACTTTTCATGTTCTGATATGCTTTAGTATAGCGGTCCTGACCCAACGTTACATTGATGGCATAATTGAACCCTATACTGTTTATCGTCTTCTTTTTATAACTGCATGTGTAGTTTGAGGACAAAGTCAGATTCCGGAACGAGACCATCTATCAAATCACAAAAATGTTTGATGGGAATATGAAGGCTGTCACCTGGGACAAGAAAAAGCTGGACGATTTCCTCAACATTCTCGAAGGCCAATTTGAGAACCTTAAATCCTGTGTAAGTAACGGTTCTATTTAAAGTATAATTTATCCCTGTTTTggtcagggctctccaaccctgttcatggagagctaccctcgtgtaggttttcgctccaaccccagttgtaaccaacctgattcagtttatcaaccagctaattaatCGGCTGGGCTAGATGAGGATTGTAGTCAAAACCTAAATGACCGTatctcttcaggaacagggttggagggccCTGTTTTAGGTGTAGACTATTAACTGTACAAGTGAGAATCTGTGGGCTATTATGTTCAGTGGAAGGCTAATTTTGTCCAACAGGTATCACCTGCCAAGAAACCCGAGAGGAGACTGAAACGCTACTTCAAGAAGTTGAATAGGAAGGTTCTGAGAAAAATGGTGAGTTTGTTTTCGGATGGCAACGTGTTTAATACATCTGATCAAATGAATATAAACTAGGCTACACAAGAGCAGTTTTGGTGCACTTTTTCGGTTCTGGGGACATATGTATCAAGCGTCGAAGAGAAGTGCTGATCTAGTATGAGGTCTCCTCTGTCCTTATT
Proteins encoded in this window:
- the LOC135555055 gene encoding interferon a3-like — protein: MYTKENWTCICLIICGMQSVCHCCDWIRHHYGLLSEEYLSLLDQMGGDITEQEAPVFFPESLYIDDAKFEDKVRFRNETIYQITKMFDGNMKAVTWDKKKLDDFLNILEGQFENLKSCVSPAKKPERRLKRYFKKLNRKVLRKMNYSAQAWELIRKETKHNLQRLDIF